The Penicillium digitatum chromosome 6, complete sequence genome has a window encoding:
- a CDS encoding meroterpenoid PM-122-9-9849 produces the protein MKVTRLPLNVMIPRWGCQPSNSERSVILRSLSLRSASDATLILSSNPQFYRPFLEVSRQIPKVSDEAHNSDDPSTLTTFARQRQPAVQRPSALADSQFRLPSASDSQRPLRRIPRQTEVRQSLHRRAVSSRAPDPLPNRPQPARLTPVSVQRTPARGIAHLQPALSEAETDENGSTIDDPYQLLNSSYWPQRTTGVSSRTASAILFALEEAIRGPLQLSTDWEEVNASMSDMVGVAGPAGPVGSSRVQNGETRVPQTPISGTSQPPSGMRTPTDIMRQRRDREARRKAENEAREREQQEMERQQLGQERQAQAQAEAQAQAQAQPQVQQYAAGVAAENLPQPRTRAPRPPRGPEGQSQTMPVASGPPSGYRPAVDAAPSTRLPEYQSVPLTATTRQVPNQSRPTQATGQQPQQLQRGRSQSAAEIGGQPRPSGLSKSAQALPAGQPGAPQALRQPKRVGFPHAFERWETLSSHWEGLTSYWMRKLEQNNDDLERDPISQQLARQITDLSAAGANLFHAVVELQRLRASSERKFQRWFFDTRAEQERSKEVQADLERQLKEERQGRTDAFSAAQQSEKDKIKAEELLKEVRRELHISKEEAQRAWEELGRREQEERDRTNSLRNGEPTLVGGVQVVPMVSGLPSRHNTTRPQTREGPYPGGPTATTVGTDAYHGKSAGSAAGPYYKDGTPVSPTGSNTFIEPQKVDPPTSKPPYPTSLYEHENTSVPYPGLATSEPDARSYVGSSEAGDEEYAHFSHDQHGSSLSYPPGAPSEGSEEPGHSPPGGLHMPGGAHSSAASSAPPSAPTSTADYSGAGWGPGTGWESMTPRHRHPTRLSDVLEEDEPSRTNPSRASVASRS, from the exons ATGAAGGTGACCCGTCTTCCTCTCAACGTGATGATTCC CCGTTGGGGCTGTCAACCGTCCAACTCTGAGCGATCGGTCATTTTGCGATCGCTATCCTTGAGATCCGCTAGTGACGCAACACTCATATTGTCGTCCAATCCGCAATTTTATCGTCCATTTTTAGAGGTGTCTCGACAAATCCCAAAAGTGTCTGACGAAGCGCACAACTCTGACGATCCATCAACGTTAACGACCTTTGCGCGGCAACGCCAGCCGGCTGTGCAACGCCCTTCTGCTTTAGCCGATTCCCAATTTCGACTCCCAAGCGCTTCTGACTCTCAGCGTCCCTTACGTCGTATCCCTCGCCAAACAGAGGTCCGCCAATCACTCCACCGTCGAGCGGTCTCTTCACGCGCCCCGGATCCACTCCCAAATCGACCCCAACCGGCGCGTCTAACCCCGGTCTCTGTGCAACGCACCCCAGCCCGTGGCATTGCACACCTACAGCCGGCCCTTTCCGAAGCAGAGACCGATGAAAACGGGTCTACAATCGACGACCCGTATCAGCTCCTCAATTCCTCATACTGGCCCCAGAGAACCACCGGAGTCTCGTCGCGCACCGCGTCGGCAATCCTTTTCGCTCTCGAGGAAGCTATACGTGGACCACTGCAGCTATCCACTGACTGGGAAGAGGTGAATGCTTCTATGTCAGATATGGTAGGCGTCGCTGGCCCTGCTGGCCCTGTGGGCAGTAGCCGTGTTCAAAATGGCGAAACCCGTGTGCCCCAGACTCCCATTTCAGGGACATCACAGCCACCGAGCGGGATGAGGACACCTACTGATATAATGAGACAACGTCGAGATCGAGAGGCTCGCCGCAAAGCGGAAAACGAGGCCCGAGAGAGGGAACAGCAGGAAATGGAACGACAACAACTGGGGCAAGAACGACAAGCTCAAGCTCAAGCTGAGGCCCAAGCCCAGGCTCAGGCTCAACCCCAAGTCCAACAGTACGCTGCTGGTGTTGCCGCCGAAAATCTCCCCCAACCAAGAACCAGAGCCCCACGACCACCAAGGGGCCCCGAAGGACAGTCCCAAACCATGCCTGTTGCCTCGGGGCCACCATCCGGTTACCGCCCCGCAGTAGATGCTGCACCGAGTACTCGACTACCAGAATACCAGAGTGTACCACTGACTGCCACGACTAGGCAAGTGCCTAACCAGTCACGACCGACACAAGCAACTGGTCAGCAGCCTCAACAGCTCCAGCGTGGTCGCTCGCAAAGTGCGGCGGAAATCGGAGGtcaacccagacccagtggGCTCTCCAAATCGGCCCAGGCACTACCCGCAGGACAGCCTGGTGCTCCCCAAGCTCTTCGGCAGCCGAAACGAGTTGGGTTTCCACATGCGTTTGAGCGATGGGAAACGCTTTCTTCGCACTGGGAGGGTCTCACCAGTTACTGGATGCGCAAGCTCGAGCAAAACAATGATGATCTTGAGCGTGATCCGATTAGCCAGCAACTGGCTCGACAGATTACAGACTTGTCCGCCGCTGGAGCCAATCTATTCCATGCTGTGGTAGAACTGCAACGCCTACGAGCCTCCTCCGAACGGAAATTCCAGCGTTGGTTTTTCGACACCCGTGCTGAACAAGAACGCTCGAAGGAAGTACAGGCAGACCTGGAACGCCAGCTCAAAGAAGAACGGCAAGGCCGAACCGATGCATTTTCTGCCGCCCAGCAATCTGAAAAGGACAaaatcaaggccgaggaACTGCTGAAAGAGGTGCGCCGCGAACTCCACATTTCAAAGGAGGAGGCACAGCGTGCCTGGGAGGAGCTTGGCCGTCGTGAACAAGAAGAGCGAGACCGAACCAACTCCTTGCGCAATGGAGAGCCCACCCTCGTTGGAGGCGTTCAGGTTGTGCCCATGGTTTCTGGCCTACCTAGTCGTCATAACACCACTCGCCCGCAGACCCGGGAGGGCCCATACCCGGGTGGACCGACAGCCACAACCGTGGGCACCGATGCATATCATGGCAAGTCTGCAGGAAGCGCAGCCGGACCATACTATAAAGACGGCACGCCGGTGTCCCCCACAGGGTCCAACACTTTCATCGAACCCCAAAAGGTCGACCCCCCTACCTCAAAACCCCCCTACCCGACTTCACTCTATGAGCATGAAAACACGAGTGTCCCATACCCTGGCCTCGCAACCTCAGAACCCGATGCGCGCTCCTACGTTGGCAGCAGCGAAGCGGGTGACGAAGAATATGCCCACTTCTCCCACGACCAGCACGGCAGTTCGTTAAGCTACCCACCTGGGGCCCCCTCAGAGGGAAGCGAAGAGCCTGGCCACTCCCCACCAGGCGGTCTCCACATGCCGGGCGGCGCGCACAGTTCTGCCGCCTCTTCCGCCCCTCCGTCTGCGCCCACCTCCACTGCAGACTACAGCGGCGCCGGCTGGGGTCCTGGCACTGGGTGGGAGTCCATGACACCACGCCATCGCCACCCCACGCGTCTAAGTGATGTTCTTGAGGAAGACGAGCCTAGTCGCACGAATCCCAGCCGTGCAAGTGTGGCAAGTCGCAGCTAG
- a CDS encoding RNA exonuclease, putative, whose amino-acid sequence MESKMSRSGEPNIQHVKETKFPCPVCKGRKFRSEQGFGDHLKNVHNIFTCLRCDAIYASRDDLARHRSETKHKLIRDKLGDNGAPVFRSVSSPAATNTSSTQVPELLCLPPSPARRSTSQTHQPAAETCRLASQKYLSNKEAPQSPTHPQELERDRPARGHVQNRFHQPQNQDFEPQAEVPQVPVGFSRAASQIHQVPSQISQTPPRVYHTPSQINQAPTRRIKTQVPVNQSPVQTSQLPLKSSKLQQVQGSRQVEGSQSLQLSQSGVKDLHSPAQDTPSPVQISEEMDRISQSSMQLSAPGGTTSSTPATNTTTPSLFIPPTTSIPTFSLVYHNTKHRWADLEPLEQTLILKYLLGRCHTQQRLHCQGYNTPKTIDTTPCLKRGEPHQAHTCTRSPTHRKAIVMGCKIIETTLCTSELAFITAIDFLTGEVLINSYVAPTAPVTNWLTPVSGITPEKMDAAVTNGKAFRSNVDARHALQTFLNCDTVLIGHALHHDLRTLDLIHGRIVDTSVVTAEAVFSNFAAKTVLPRVWELKALAQELIGIEIQTSAEGHHSLEDVLATREILIWCLRGPGCLKAWAEKSRSSYEILKQQRGEQKKNVRKKGKKAGRHSSGRGNGKKKPVAK is encoded by the coding sequence ATGGAATCCAAAATGTCCAGGAGCGGTGAACCTAACATTCAACATGTGAAAGAGACGAAATTTCCATGTCCTGTGTGCAAAGGTCGGAAGTTTAGGTCCGAGCAAGGTTTTGGTGATCATCTGAAAAACGTGCACAACATATTTACATGTCTGAGATGTGACGCAATCTACGCATCTAGAGATGACTTAGCTCGCCACAGAAGCGAAACAAAACACAAACTGATACGCGATAAGCTGGGAGACAATGGCGCACCGGTATTCCGCAGTGTCTCCTCGCCCGCAGCAACAAACACATCATCTACTCAGGTGCCTGAGCTGCTCTGTTTACCACCATCCCCGGCCCGTCGATCAACTTCCCAGACCCATCAACCAGCTGCAGAGACCTGCAGATTAGCTTCACAGAAGTATCTATCAAACAAGGAGGCCCCTCAATCACCCACACACCCTCAAGAGCTTGAGCGGGACCGGCCCGCACGTGGTCACGTACAAAACCGATTCCATCAACCACAAAATCAAGACTTCGAACCCCAGGCAGAGGTCCCTCAAGTCCCAGTGGGGTTCTCTCGAGCAGCTTCTCAGATCCATCAAGTACCCTCTCAGATCAGTCAGACACCACCTCGGGTCTACCATACACCAAGTCAGATTAATCAAGCCCCCACTCGGCGTATCAAGACCCAGGTACCAGTCAATCAATCCCCAGTTCAGACCTCTCAGCTCCCATTAAAGAGCTCTAAGTTGCAGCAAGTGCAAGGCTCTCGCCAAGTGGAGGGTTCTCAGTCACTTCAACTCTCGCAGTCTGGGGTGAAAGACCTTCATTCTCCAGCTCAAGACACTCCGTCTCCAGTTCAAATCTCCGAAGAAATGGATCGAATTTCCCAATCCTCAATGCAACTATCCGCTCCAGGTGGCACAACATCCTCAACCCCAGCAACAAACACCACAACCCCCTCCCTATTTATCCCACCCACAACGTCAATCCCAACCTTCTCACTAGTCTACCACAATACGAAACATCGCTGGGCCGACCTCGAACCACTCGAACAGACCCTAATCCTCAAATATCTCCTGGGAAGATGCCACACCCAACAACGTCTCCATTGCCAAGGCTACAACACTCCCAAAACCATCGACACAACGCCATGTCTCAAACGCGGCGAACCACACCAAGCCCACACATGCACCCGAAGCCCAACTCACCGAAAAGCCATCGTCATGGGCTGCAAAATAATTGAAACAACCCTCTGCACCAGCGAACTAGCCTTCATAACCGCAATCGACTTCCTCACCGGTGAAGTCCTGATTAACAGCTACGTGGCACCAACGGCGCCAGTGACGAACTGGCTGACCCCCGTGAGCGGGATAACACCTGAAAAAATGGACGCAGCAGTGACGAACGGCAAAGCGTTCAGATCGAATGTCGACGCGCGTCACGCACTGCAGACGTTCCTCAATTGTGATACTGTGCTCATTGGACATGCGCTTCACCACGATCTCCGGACGTTGGATTTGATTCATGGCCGGATTGTGGATACGTCAGTCGTTACGGCTGAGGCTGTTTTTTCGAATTTTGCGGCGAAGACGGTGTTGCCTCGGGTTTGGGAGCTGAAGGCTCTTGCGCAGGAGCTGATTGGGATTGAGATCCAGACTAGTGCTGAGGGACATCACTCGCTTGAGGATGTGTTGGCCACGAGGGAGATTTTGATTTGGTGTTTGCGGGGTCCGGGGTGTCTCAAGGCTTGGGCGGAGAAGTCTCGAAGTTCGTATGAGATTTTGAAGCAGCAGAGAGGCGAACAGAAGAAAAATGTGAGgaaaaaggggaagaaagctggACGTCATTCGTCAGGCAGGGGTAACGGCAAGAAGAAGCCTGTTGCAAAATGA
- a CDS encoding pH-response regulator protein palI/RIM9 yields MLLKPATPLTILLLIAFVLLLLSCLSTPIVRGIPLATFKNVDYGVFGYCKGRTCTNIHVGYPNNDLSSTDDFNLPSGTRKSLSAILIVHPVAAFLTLICLCLAIAAHFHAPSHSPRFLLALLILWLPTLLVTLLAFLVDILLFVPHLGWGGWIVLVATIILTSCGVVTCAMRRTLVSRKARKRRMAENAEMSGENYYNRQTAAAAADVALAPAPVDPKEAYVSNSFNSDSGPTFASFHTDARDSDDDRTPLNSRTPMSDIPAPPDNRGTPYFAPQNEFANLPPQGQGPYDIAPVSRNTSDPRVRPKYSDGSMGSRRGGAPPGFNGRGRGGYPPRGGRGGSYMGPSRAPSPGSRGGYTGPMAGRGGHGGMLPPRGPPADYGPGQGGANRGFDAYSQPVPPPMDDRNTYGPPGQMRQPSPGPIGMAVSPETVGQTIEMTPQHRPQHNVNASTQPMSSVPQTLSAEINLSVPESPTSMNSRLSSYIPSRSGWSTNDSRTSPRLPEQPMQPNNSGATYYEDVDPRFVHRPSPPPDSAIPHSLTPGVALF; encoded by the exons ATGTTGCTCAAGCCTGCGACGCCCCTCACTATCTTGCTGCTGATCGCCTTTGTGCTTTTGCTACTCTCTTGTCTTTCAACTCCTATTGTCAGAGGAATTCCTCTAGCAACTTTCAAAAACGTGGATTATGGTGTCTTTGGATATTGCAAGGGTAGGACCTGTACCAATATTCATGTGGGATACCCGAACA ATGATTTGAGCAGCACCGATGATTTCAACCTCCCTTCCGGCACTCGAAAGTCACTGTCCGCGATCCTCATCGTCCACCCAGTTGCCGCCTTCCTAACACTCATCTGCCTCTGCCTGGCAATTGCGGCCCACTTCCATGCGCCCTCCCACTCGCCGCGCTTCCTCTTGGCGCTCCTCATATTGTGGTTGCCAACACTTCTCGTGACTCTCCTCGCATTTCTCGTCGACATCTTGCTCTTTGTCCCACATCTAGGATGGGGAGGTTGGATTGTGCTGGTCGCGACCATCATCCTCACCTCTTGCGGAGTGGTTACTTGTGCCATGCGCCGCACCCTTGTGAGTAGGAAGGCAAGGAAGCGCCGGATGGCGGAAAATGCCGAGATGAGTGGGGAGAACTATTACAACCGACAGACTGCTGCCGCGGCTGCGGATGTAGCCCTCGCTCCGGCTCCCGTCGATCCCAAGGAAGCCTATGTTTCGAACTCTTTCAACTCCGACTCGGGCCCAACATTCGCATCCTTCCATACAGATGCGCGCGACAGTGATGACGATAGAACTCCTCTCAATTCGCGGACGCCGATGAGCGATATTCCAGCACCCCCGGATAATCGCGGTACCCCCTATTTCGCTCCACAAAACGAATTTGCCAACCTTCCGCCTCAGGGACAGGGTCCGTACGATATTGCGCCAGTGTCACGGAACACCTCTGATCCGCGAGTTCGTCCCAAATATTCCGATGGTAGCATGGGCTCTCGAAGAGGAGGAGCGCCACCTGGTTTCAATGGGCGCGGGCGGGGTGGATATCCTCCCCGCGGTGGACGCGGAGGATCTTACATGGGACCTTCTCGTGCCCCTTCTCCTGGCTCCCGGGGTGGCTACACAGGGCCAATGGCTGGCCGTGGAGGTCACGGTGGAATGCTGCCACCTCGAGGACCGCCAGCGGACTATGGCCCAGGTCAAGGCGGCGCCAATCGCGGGTTTGACGCGTATAGTCAACCTGTACCGCCTCCCATGGATGATCGTAACACTTATGGGCCACCGGGTCAGATGCGTCAGCCATCGCCCGGGCCCATTGGTATGGCCGTGTCACCGGAAACGGTTGGCCAAACCATCGAGATGACTCCGCAACATCGGCCGCAGCACAATGTGAATGCGTCTACTCAACCAATGAGCAGCGTACCCCAAACGCTGTCGGCTGAAATCAATCTTTCCGTCCCCGAAAGCCCGACAAGCATGAACAGTCGACTTAG TTCTTACATTCCTTCTCGCTCTGGCTGGAGTACAAATGATTCTCGTACATCACCGCGGCTGCCGGAGCAACCTATGCAGCCTAACAACAGCGGTGCCACTTACTACGAAGACGTGGATCCCCGCTTCGTTCATCGGCCATCGCCCCCTCCAGACTCTGCGATTCCCCACTCTCTCACGCCTGGAGTTGCTCTCT TTTAA
- a CDS encoding phosphoribosylaminoimidazole-succinocarboxamide synthase produces MTNPIRNFSMRNINTIGPQLARTESEQSEAASEDYYSFSDRGPSSPSSLAPSMQFRTPDSYAPSPAVSQMNLAQEDLESQRPPTSSTVRFAEDRAHISHISDSIRSNETSRRSPSAYPGRGQTPGLDSSPYVRFAIDQLTEDRARGVQRTDSISTTTTSDYPTDRLIWDEGLGYFTRTRTPIRHDTPPGRPTYTSPSPQALPQRPLSVDPESFMAADAPENSLLYPPLDYLPLVLRPWALALTICCCLALIAGIVFCNIWSRDEEGLWSYLRQGDSRYIVFQFLPQVAATPIIIWSFVIQAAIYRIAPFSIMSAERQKDLVINRLPILSTNFVFPDFSHFRHGEALLGFSLFTIWLSNFFAIPLLSCFFQEKFYIIDGQGVWRWASVQYVGWTLVGLYSILTLGLVMLFVRFLRCWSGLMWDPVSIADLVSIIQRSNILHDFENSETVPSVRESLDPRVLRLGYWKLSSKAEVFYGIGEVNAPVRTPSLHQTGKTPETQSKGLAHVRFDIEQNGAFSNDPNEHHPFSPSARYRWTPWFLRKISILIWTVVVFALFIAFVAVSFINGAIKGGFPPKLPTLPSTTAFSSSNFLYSFIPALIGNVLFLAWQPVDVYIRALQPYAELSSPGGTTAERSILLSYPSSYPLQITIQAIINRHFKVAFVSLMSLLSLGIPILAGGVFIALWFPSHDDIRISAFLPAFYALVGFCGLYAVSFVAIWPGRRRYLPHDITTLADVMSYLYQSPLLSDKILREPRSKTDLVTRLIVAPPSERQLPLYSFGIYVGRDGKEHLGIDRFHRPGRSDMLVTTGNMK; encoded by the exons ATGACGAACCCGATCAGGAACTTCAGCATGCGCAACATTAACA CAATTGGGCCACAACTTGCCCGGACAGAATCTGAACAGTCCGAGGCTGCTTCAGAAGACTACTATTCATTTTCAGATCGAGGTCCCTCTAGTCCCTCTAGTCTAGCACCAAGCATGCAGTTCAGAACCCCAGATTCCTATGCACCATCACCCGCCGTGTCACAAATGAATCTTGCGCAAGAAGATCTTGAGTCCCAACGCCCACCAACATCCAGCACAGTTCGCTTCGCAGAAGATAGGGCTCATATCAGCCACATTTCCGACAGCATAAGATCAAACGAAACTTCTCGTCGATCCCCAAGTGCCTACCCGGGACGTGGCCAAACCCCAGGTCTGGACAGCTCTCCATACGTCCGATTTGCAATCGACCAACTTACCGAGGACAGAGCTCGGGGTGTCCAAAGGACTGACTCTATCTCCACTACAACTACAAGTGATTATCCAACCGACAGATTGATATGGGATGAGGGCCTTGGATATTTTACTCGCACACGCACTCCCATTCGACATGACACGCCTCCAGGGAGGCCGACGTATACATCTCCTTCACCACAAGCTTTGCCGCAAAGGCCGCTGTCAGTGGACCCCGAGTCCTTCATGGCTGCTGATGCACCGGAGAATAGCCTGTTATACCCCCCCTTGGACTATTTACCTCTCGTTCTGCGGCCATGGGCTTTGGCGCTCACGATATGTTGCTGTCTGGCCCTGATAGCGGGCATAGTGTTTTGCAATATTTGGTCCCGTGATGAAGAAGGATTGTGGAGTTACTTGCGTCAAGGGGACTCGAGGTACATTGTGTTTCAGTTCCTACCACAGGTTGCTGCCACACCCATCATCATCTGGTCATTCGTCATTCAGGCCGCTATATATCGCATAGCTCCTTTTTCTATAATGTCAGCAGAGCGACAGAAAGATCTGGTAATAAACCGCCTGCCCATCCTCTCAACAAACTTCGTCTTCCCCGACTTCTCCCATTTCCGACATGGTGAAGCCTTGCTCGGATTTTCACTGTTCACAATTTGGCTTTCGAACTTCTTCGCCATCCCTCTTCTCAGCTGTTTCTTCCAGGAGAAGTTCTACATTATTGACGGACAAGGTGTCTGGAGATGGGCCTCAGTTCAATATGTGGGCTGGACATTGGTGGGATTATATAGTATTTTGACACTAGGCCTGGTGATGCTTTTTGTCCGTTTCCTCCGTTGCTGGTCTGGCTTGATGTGGGATCCCGTCAGCATCGCAGACTTGGTCTCGATCATTCAGCGGTCAAATATCCTTCACGATTTTGAGAACTCCGAGACAGTCCCCTCAGTGCGAGAGTCGCTTGACCCCCGAGTCCTTCGACTGGGATACTGGAAACTCTCAAGCAAGGCCGAGGTCTTTTACGGAATCGGCGAAGTAAACGCGCCTGTGCGCACCCCGTCTCTCCATCAGACTGGCAAAACACCAGAAACCCAATCAAAAGGACTTGCCCATGTTCGCTTTGACATTGAGCAGAACGGTGCATTTTCCAATGATCCAAACGAACACCACCCATTCTCGCCATCTGCCCGTTACCGCTGGACACCTTGGTTCCTACGCAAAATCTCAATTTTAATTTGGACTGTCGTTGTCTTCGCCCTTTTTATCGCCTTCGTGGCTGTTAGCTTCATCAACGGTGCCATCAAGGGTGGCTTCCCTCCCAAGCTCCCAACCCTCCCATCGACAACTGCATTTTCATCCTCCAATTTcctctacagcttcattccCGCCCTAATTGGCAACGTACTTTTCCTCGCTTGGCAACCCGTCGACGTATACATCCGAGCCCTCCAGCCATACGCTGAGCTCTCATCCCCTGGCGGCACAACTGCCGAACGAAGCATTTTACTCTCTTACCCATCCTCCTATCCACTCCAAATCACCATCCAGGCTATCATCAACCGCCACTTTAAAGTTGCATTTGTCTCCCTCATGAGTCTGCTATCCCTAGGAATCCCTATCCTCGCTGGTGGCGTCTTCATTGCCCTCTGGTTCCCATCTCATGATGACATCCGCATTTCCGCGTTCTTGCCTGCATTCTACGCTTTAGTTGGCTTTTGTGGCTTATATGCCGTATCTTTCGTGGCAATCTGGCCCGGCCGTCGTCGCTATCTCCCTCACGACATCACCACCTTGGCCGATGTGATGAGTTATCTTTATCAGTCACCCCTTCTGTCTGATAAGATCCTACGCGAGCCCCGGAGCAAGACAGACCTCGTCACTCGTCTTATTGTTGCTCCGCCCTCCGAGCGCCAGCTGCCTTTGTACAGCTTTGGCATCTATGTTGGTCGTGATGGAAAGGAGCATCTTGGCATCGATCGCTTCCATCGGCCTGGTCGCAGTGACATGCTTGTTACCACGGGTAACATGAAATGA
- a CDS encoding C6 zinc finger domain protein: MVSLFGWGSSPKSESSQPAPQAKPTPDESASPAPPTQSQSAQPPSPQTNTNLKLFFGGMTFFALSVLVTRRAFHKKRISCIPPYYTSSTYHQPHSNSAGDAFEALNLATLNVISFGLMAGGAVGYALNINGLEDMRRFVRNGLQGGSDAPVKSDEELEAEVTEWVTKILGDKFEKQLEKEKMKRALRENKVDQDTKESH; the protein is encoded by the coding sequence ATGGTATCACTATTCGGGTGGGGCTCAAGCCCAAAATCCGAGTCGAGTCAGCCAGCACCTCAAGCAAAGCCAACACCCGATGAATCTGCATCGCCAGCACCACCAACACAATCACAATCAGCGCAACCACCCTCGCCCCAAACAAACACAAACCTCAAACTTTTCTTCGGAGGAATGACCTTCTTCGCGCTATCTGTACTAGTTACGCGCCGCGCCTTCCATAAAAAGCGCATCTCGTGCATTCCGCCATACTACACAAGCTCGACGTACCACCAGCCGCACTCGAACTCCGCGGGCGATGCGTTCGAGGCTCTGAATCTGGCGACTCTCAACGTGATCTCGTTCGGGTTAATGGCAGGCGGTGCAGTCGGGTATGCGTTGAACATCAATGGGCTTGAGGACATGCGGAGATTCGTTCGGAACGGGTTACAGGGAGGTAGTGATGCGCCTGTGAAGAGCGATGAGGAGCTTGAGGCAGAGGTCACTGAGTGGGTTACTAAGATCCTCGGTGATAAGTTTGAGAAACAgttggagaaggagaagatgaagagggcGCTCCGAGAGAATAAGGTCGATCAGGATACCAAAGAGAGTCACTGA